The nucleotide sequence TATATCAACAACAGTTCTTATATCAACAATTTAGGTTATAGGAGTGGTTATGCGTATTTTAATCACTGGAGGAACAGGTTTGATTGGTAGCCGTCTGGTTTGCCAACTTCTTTCCCTATCCCATTCCATTACTATTCTAAGCCGCTCACCTCAAAAAGTTTATTCTCTATTCAGCAATCAAGCTGAATGCTGGACCAGTCTGAAAGATAAAACCGATCTCAACGATTTTGATGCCGTAATCAATCTTGCTGGCGAGCCCATAGTAAACAAACTATGGACTTCAACGCAAAAAGAGAAGCTGTGCCAGAGTCGCTGGACATTAACAGAGCAACTCAGCAAGCTGATTAATGCCAGCCAGACACCACCAGAAGTCTTTATTTCCGGCTCTGCGGTAGGCTATTACGGGGATCAGAATCAAACAATTGTCACAGAGCATGAGCCACCTCATGATGAATTTACTCATCAGCTCTGTAAGCAGTGGGAACAACTTGCATTACAGGCAGCCAGTGATAAAACCCGTGTTTGTCTTTTACGTACTGGTGTTGTACTGGCAAAAAACGGCGGAGCACTGAAAAAAATGCTTCCCTTGTTCCGTCTCGGACTTGGTGGCCCGATGGGGAGCGGAAAACAGTATCTGCCCTGGATTCATATTGACGATATGGTGAATGGTATCTATTACCTGTTAATGACGCCCGGTTTGAGTGGTCCTTTTAATATGACCGCCCCTTATCCAGTACATAATGATCAATTTGCCGCAACACTGGGAGAAGTATTGCACCGTCCTGCCATTATCCGAACGCCTGCTTTTGTGCTGAAATTACTGATGGGAGAAGCTGCGGCTCTGGTACTGGGCGGACAACAGGCCATACCGCATAACTTGGAACAAGCGGGTTTTGGCTTCCGTTATTTTCAGCTAAAAGAGGCATTTCAAGACTTACTGGATGCTAAATCTCAACGCTTTTAGCCCCTTGCCAGCGGGTAAATAGATCATGAGGTAGCTCAATATCAAACTGATCAAGCACGCGGTTAACTGTCTGGTCAATAATATCCTGAATCTGTTGAGGCTGATGATAAAATGCAGGCACAGGCGGCATAATCACCGCGCCAATTTCTGCCGCTTGAGTCATCAGCCTGAGATGCCCCAAATGCAACGGCGTTTCCCTTACCCCAAGCACTAACTTACGACTTTCTTTCAATACAACATCTGCCGCTCTGGTCACTAATCCATCAGTATAACTATGGACAATACCTGATAGGGTTTTCATTGAGCATGGTAGAATTACCATGCCCGAAGTTTTGAATGAACCTGAAGAGATGGCAGCAGCGATATCTCTGTTGTCATACACAACATCAGCCAGCGCCTGCACATCCCGTAAACTATAATCTGTTTCAAGTGCCAGTGTCTGGCGAGCGGAATGACTGATAACCAGATGTGTTTCTATCCCTTCAACTGGCTGTAAAACTTGCAGTAGCCTTATACCATAAATGGCCCCACTTGCTCCTGTAAGCCCTACGATCAATCTTTTCATTTTTTCCTCATACAAACACTGAACAACTCGCTAAACCCGAAAGTCATCAACCTTCATTATAGATATCCAGATTTTCAACTTCATTCTGA is from Photorhabdus laumondii subsp. laumondii and encodes:
- a CDS encoding TIGR01777 family oxidoreductase; amino-acid sequence: MRILITGGTGLIGSRLVCQLLSLSHSITILSRSPQKVYSLFSNQAECWTSLKDKTDLNDFDAVINLAGEPIVNKLWTSTQKEKLCQSRWTLTEQLSKLINASQTPPEVFISGSAVGYYGDQNQTIVTEHEPPHDEFTHQLCKQWEQLALQAASDKTRVCLLRTGVVLAKNGGALKKMLPLFRLGLGGPMGSGKQYLPWIHIDDMVNGIYYLLMTPGLSGPFNMTAPYPVHNDQFAATLGEVLHRPAIIRTPAFVLKLLMGEAAALVLGGQQAIPHNLEQAGFGFRYFQLKEAFQDLLDAKSQRF
- a CDS encoding UbiX family flavin prenyltransferase → MKRLIVGLTGASGAIYGIRLLQVLQPVEGIETHLVISHSARQTLALETDYSLRDVQALADVVYDNRDIAAAISSGSFKTSGMVILPCSMKTLSGIVHSYTDGLVTRAADVVLKESRKLVLGVRETPLHLGHLRLMTQAAEIGAVIMPPVPAFYHQPQQIQDIIDQTVNRVLDQFDIELPHDLFTRWQGAKSVEI